The genomic stretch CAATAGCAAATGGTAACAGTGAAATGGAACATCTTGTTATTCAGTTCTCCCTGTAATGTAGCTCTGTTATTCAATTATGAAGCTGTCTGTTCTAAGAAATTATCTTACACAAGCATATTTGAATGAATCAGAAGATACCTacctggaaaaagaaaaaggggaaacaaGGTTACAGTATTACAACAAAAAGGGGAAAGCAATAACCACATCCAAATCATTGAAACTATGTTAGAGCATCAGCCCCAGCCACAATCTCCAGTATTTCGCTGGTGATCTTCGCTTGGCGTTTCTGATTGTAGGCCATTGAGAGGTTCTTCTTCAACTCCACTGCATTATCAGTGGCATTGCTCATGGCACTCATTCTAGCTGCAAGCTCACTAGCCAGTGATTCTTGCAATGCCCTCAGAATCTGACTGTTCAGATAGAGAGGCAGCAAAGCATCAAGGATCTGAACTGGGTCCTGCTCAAACAGCATGAGGGGTGAGAAGTCAGTTGTCGCTGTTCTCACGGTGTCCCTCTCCACTGTCAATTTCCCTTCCTTGGTTGTCAATCTAAACAATTCATCTTCCACAGCATCCACACAATTGCCATTGACATCACAAATCTCGCCCTTGGGGGAAAGCGGAAGCAGAGTCTGAATCACAGGATCGGACTTCAGGAATGACACAAACTTGGTATACAAGAGCTCCACCTTGTCGATCTCTTCACTGATAAAGAGCGAGAACACATCATCGGCGATGGCCTGAGCTTCTTTCGCAGTGGGGAAGGTCCCTCCTTCAATAAACCTATCTACCGGAATATATGGCCGGCGGAGGAAATAAGAATTACCCTTCTTTCCAACGCTGATAACAGTGAAATCAACGCCAAGATTCTTCAAATCGGCAATCCGTGCCTCAGCTTTCTTGATGATTGTGTCGTTGAATCCACCGCAGAGACCCCGATCACCCGTAACAACAACCAAGGCAATCTTTTTGACCGTTCGGACATTGGTAAGAGGAACGTCGACGTCTTCAGTCCGAAGCTGCTCAATGATGTTGTAGAGAACCTCGACTAGGGTCTCCGAAAAGGGTCGACCATTGACGACGGCTTCTTGGGCTCTTCGGACCTTAGCTGCGGCGACAAGCTTCATTGCTTCGGTGATCTTCTGGGTGTTCTTCACGGAATCGATCCTCTGTCTGAGCTCGCGGAGACCACAATGAATTGGGTTCTTGGAATGAGGGCGAGATGGGATGCTGGACATGGAACCATGGGAAGGGAGACGGAATGGGTTGAGGAGAGGGCAGAAGGAGAGTGTGGTAGGATCAAATAGAGAAGGTTTAGACGAAACCCACATTGTTAGATTGGAGCAGGACATGATTTTGATTGGGCAATTTTGCTGAAACAAGCTCTTTAGAGAGATGGAGTcagagaagggaagaggagaacagaagaagagctctcttcttccttttgtcTTGTTTCATTGTTGCTCCCAACCTAATAGCCAGTGAAACTACTTGCAAGAGAAATTTTCGGTGGCAACCAATAACAAAA from Macadamia integrifolia cultivar HAES 741 chromosome 11, SCU_Mint_v3, whole genome shotgun sequence encodes the following:
- the LOC122093254 gene encoding ATP synthase gamma chain, chloroplastic-like produces the protein MSCSNLTMWVSSKPSLFDPTTLSFCPLLNPFRLPSHGSMSSIPSRPHSKNPIHCGLRELRQRIDSVKNTQKITEAMKLVAAAKVRRAQEAVVNGRPFSETLVEVLYNIIEQLRTEDVDVPLTNVRTVKKIALVVVTGDRGLCGGFNDTIIKKAEARIADLKNLGVDFTVISVGKKGNSYFLRRPYIPVDRFIEGGTFPTAKEAQAIADDVFSLFISEEIDKVELLYTKFVSFLKSDPVIQTLLPLSPKGEICDVNGNCVDAVEDELFRLTTKEGKLTVERDTVRTATTDFSPLMLFEQDPVQILDALLPLYLNSQILRALQESLASELAARMSAMSNATDNAVELKKNLSMAYNQKRQAKITSEILEIVAGADALT